The Gymnodinialimonas sp. 57CJ19 genome includes a window with the following:
- a CDS encoding tricarboxylate transporter: MTLKLKTHLLTMVAAGAIAAASAVSAQEFAGETITLYTPGSPGGGNDSYARTLVPWLQQHLPGEPTIIVRNLPGAGTIAGMNVFQAESEPDGLHAVSISASGVSNYAFRNPNVEYDLENFIPVLASPQGSIIYANPDLDVTGPENIEVLQGADLVYGGNNPTGADLPIILMFDLLGFEVNTVWGLSRGPSRLAYERGEFNINFDSSTGYSNAGIELVEAGRAVPLFTAGVVNAEGEIVRDPNFPDLPHFLEVYEQVHGEALTGVALEAWRALHSMSAATNKAIALPADTPDEIVEAYTQAIRDLLADPEAQEATGSIFLEYEQIVGREAASTIFEQATNLSDEVRAYLNEWLEENENVTIQ; this comes from the coding sequence ATGACTTTGAAACTTAAAACCCACCTTCTCACGATGGTTGCGGCAGGCGCGATCGCGGCCGCCAGTGCGGTATCCGCGCAGGAATTCGCGGGCGAGACCATCACGCTCTACACTCCCGGTTCCCCCGGTGGCGGTAACGACAGCTACGCGCGCACTCTGGTGCCGTGGCTGCAACAACACTTGCCCGGCGAGCCGACGATTATCGTGCGCAACCTGCCCGGCGCCGGCACCATTGCAGGCATGAACGTGTTTCAAGCCGAGAGCGAACCGGACGGCCTTCACGCCGTGTCCATTTCGGCGTCAGGCGTGTCGAACTACGCGTTCCGCAATCCCAATGTGGAATATGATCTGGAAAACTTCATCCCGGTCCTCGCCTCCCCCCAAGGCTCCATCATCTATGCCAATCCGGACCTTGACGTGACGGGCCCCGAGAATATCGAGGTGCTGCAAGGCGCTGATCTGGTCTATGGCGGCAACAACCCGACCGGCGCCGATTTGCCGATCATTCTGATGTTCGATTTGCTCGGATTCGAAGTGAACACGGTCTGGGGTCTGTCCCGTGGGCCATCGCGGCTGGCGTATGAACGTGGTGAGTTCAACATCAACTTCGACTCGTCCACAGGCTATTCCAACGCCGGGATCGAACTGGTTGAAGCCGGGCGCGCCGTGCCCCTGTTCACCGCAGGCGTGGTGAATGCCGAGGGCGAGATCGTCCGCGACCCCAACTTCCCCGACCTGCCCCATTTTCTGGAAGTCTACGAACAGGTCCATGGCGAGGCGCTGACTGGCGTCGCACTGGAAGCATGGCGCGCGCTCCATTCGATGAGTGCAGCCACCAACAAGGCCATCGCCCTGCCCGCCGACACCCCCGACGAAATCGTTGAGGCCTATACCCAGGCGATCCGCGATTTGCTTGCCGACCCAGAGGCGCAAGAAGCAACCGGATCAATCTTCCTGGAATATGAGCAGATTGTCGGCCGAGAGGCGGCTTCCACGATTTTCGAGCAGGCCACCAACCTGTCGGACGAGGTCCGGGCCTACCTGAACGAATGGCTTGAAGAAAACGAGAACGTTACGATCCAGTAG
- a CDS encoding aconitase family protein — MGMTAGEKILAKASGLDRVSPGDVVYPDPELVICHDGYIASSKEQLDDLGIDRVFDPDRILLVTDHTVLYTTQAHAERGAAIRKAARDWGIRNFLDVGNTAQGHVYPIEKGLVLPGTFAFANDMHCTNNGAVGALVMRTGPEIISVFATGTMWVEVPQTVRINLHGTLPEGVLSRDLGFVLARGFTDGTFGAEWDYRIIECGGAGVDALSAEQRVPLCNTLTEIGVCNVFFEPNADIIDAARTVAQRPFTPVYSDADAHYEAVIDFDLSQLTPQLALPGSPDRAVSIEGHEGRAVDHAVVGSCGSCMYSDMEIVARTLQGNRVAPGTRLFVAPGTQAITARMRREGLIDILQDAGAILLPPGCGPCAGGQMAPMAPGEVSISTVATNTAGRMGAADSDIYLASPATVAASAIKGQITDPRRVAECAA; from the coding sequence ATGGGCATGACGGCGGGCGAGAAAATCCTTGCGAAGGCAAGCGGCCTTGATCGTGTAAGCCCCGGAGATGTAGTCTATCCCGATCCCGAACTCGTCATTTGTCATGACGGCTATATCGCGTCCAGCAAAGAGCAATTGGATGATCTGGGCATCGACAGGGTCTTCGACCCCGACCGCATTTTGCTGGTGACGGATCACACTGTTCTCTACACCACACAGGCCCATGCCGAGCGAGGCGCGGCGATCCGAAAGGCTGCGCGTGACTGGGGTATCCGCAACTTTCTGGACGTGGGCAACACAGCCCAGGGGCATGTCTACCCGATTGAAAAGGGTCTTGTTTTGCCCGGCACCTTCGCTTTCGCCAATGACATGCATTGCACGAATAACGGGGCGGTGGGCGCGCTGGTGATGCGCACGGGTCCCGAGATCATCTCGGTGTTCGCCACAGGCACTATGTGGGTCGAGGTGCCGCAGACGGTCCGGATCAATTTGCACGGGACCCTGCCCGAAGGCGTCTTGTCGCGCGATTTGGGCTTCGTACTTGCGCGCGGCTTTACCGACGGCACTTTCGGGGCGGAGTGGGATTATCGCATCATCGAGTGCGGCGGCGCGGGTGTTGACGCCCTGTCCGCCGAACAACGGGTGCCCTTGTGCAATACGCTTACGGAGATTGGCGTTTGCAACGTCTTCTTCGAGCCGAATGCAGACATCATCGACGCCGCCAGAACCGTTGCGCAACGCCCTTTCACACCGGTCTACAGTGACGCCGATGCCCATTATGAGGCGGTGATAGATTTCGACCTGTCACAGTTGACGCCGCAATTGGCGCTGCCCGGCAGCCCCGACAGGGCGGTCTCGATCGAGGGGCACGAGGGCCGCGCCGTGGACCATGCCGTGGTCGGTTCTTGCGGGTCGTGCATGTATTCGGACATGGAAATCGTCGCCCGGACCTTGCAAGGAAACCGCGTGGCCCCCGGCACGCGTCTGTTCGTGGCACCGGGCACCCAAGCCATTACCGCGCGGATGCGGCGCGAAGGGCTGATAGATATCTTGCAGGACGCCGGCGCCATTCTTCTGCCGCCGGGATGCGGGCCATGCGCGGGTGGGCAAATGGCGCCGATGGCACCGGGCGAGGTTTCGATCTCGACTGTGGCGACGAATACAGCGGGGCGGATGGGCGCGGCCGACTCCGATATCTATCTGGCCAGCCCCGCAACAGTGGCGGCCTCAGCCATAAAGGGTCAGATTACCGACCCGCGCCGCGTGGCGGAGTGCGCAGCATGA
- a CDS encoding DUF5996 family protein, with translation MTEGVAQNGWPKLGYSDWSETCAALHLWTQILGKYRLAHTFWVNHSWHATLYVTPRGLTTGPVHEGGGCVSLTLDLIDHQLIAEADGGAREGFALTAMSVAAFHDKTRKAVEDVGGTFDIHGAPNELPDPIPFAEDRAERPYDAAAVSRYHRALLHMVPVFEHFRTGFLGKVSPVHLFWGSFDLAATRFSGRRAPLHPAGIPNLPDDVAQEAYSHEVSSAGFWPGGNGADEPMFYAYAYPAPDAFADQVVGPKEARFDEALGEFVLPYAAVQSSEDPAATLMEFLQSTYDAAADCGNWDRASLECKLGVRGVPRPVHRDAKSET, from the coding sequence ATGACCGAAGGTGTCGCGCAAAACGGCTGGCCAAAGCTCGGCTACAGCGATTGGTCGGAGACTTGCGCGGCGCTCCACCTTTGGACTCAGATCCTCGGAAAGTACCGGCTGGCGCACACGTTCTGGGTCAATCACTCTTGGCACGCGACGCTGTACGTGACGCCCCGTGGCCTGACGACCGGGCCAGTGCACGAGGGGGGCGGCTGCGTTTCCCTGACCCTTGATCTGATAGATCATCAACTAATCGCCGAAGCGGACGGCGGCGCCCGCGAAGGGTTTGCGTTAACGGCGATGAGCGTGGCCGCGTTTCACGACAAGACGCGAAAGGCGGTTGAAGACGTCGGCGGCACTTTCGACATCCACGGCGCCCCGAATGAGTTGCCCGATCCGATCCCCTTTGCCGAGGATCGCGCTGAACGCCCATATGATGCCGCTGCCGTGTCGCGCTATCATCGCGCTTTGTTGCACATGGTGCCGGTGTTTGAGCATTTCCGCACCGGGTTTCTGGGAAAAGTGTCACCGGTGCATCTGTTCTGGGGATCGTTTGATTTGGCCGCGACCCGATTTTCGGGAAGGCGCGCGCCTCTGCATCCTGCCGGTATTCCAAACCTGCCTGACGATGTCGCCCAGGAAGCCTACAGCCACGAGGTGTCATCGGCAGGCTTCTGGCCGGGCGGTAATGGTGCGGATGAGCCGATGTTCTACGCCTACGCCTATCCCGCCCCCGACGCGTTTGCCGACCAAGTCGTGGGGCCGAAAGAGGCGCGCTTTGATGAAGCGCTTGGTGAATTCGTTCTGCCCTACGCGGCCGTTCAAAGCAGTGAGGATCCCGCCGCCACTCTCATGGAATTTCTGCAATCGACCTATGATGCGGCGGCCGATTGCGGAAACTGGGACCGTGCCTCTCTGGAGTGCAAGCTCGGGGTGCGGGGCGTGCCGCGGCCCGTTCACCGGGATGCTAAATCCGAGACTTGA
- a CDS encoding LysR family transcriptional regulator — MNIKNFSVPSLLDFLTVANCGSINRAASELNISQPALTRNLKRLEDRLGARLFERSHKGVRLTDAGELLLEHGRRVEQELRDAVSSLNQLKGERPEKISIGMSPTMAHSFGPQAVIDMLKNWGDTQVRIVESLKPHLLSELTSGRIDMVATVGNPQESFEEFDTEYLFSDEIGLFARHGHPAADLDTFSIRPFKRMTWVLPDSQAYILQRLVEYMEGIGLEVSHTAIYTASISFMKSAVTRSERIAIAPISTFEDELSRGQVVRLKGQWPEMERHFCLYTRRREDLPTPMVAARTLFIETMRDIAKERRLRYQSPPIGL, encoded by the coding sequence GTGAACATAAAGAACTTCTCGGTCCCGAGCCTGCTGGATTTCCTGACTGTCGCCAATTGTGGCAGTATCAATCGGGCAGCGAGTGAGCTTAACATCTCCCAACCGGCCCTGACGCGGAACTTGAAACGTCTGGAAGACCGGCTTGGCGCACGTCTGTTTGAGCGCAGTCACAAGGGCGTCCGCCTGACGGATGCGGGCGAACTCCTGCTGGAGCATGGACGCCGCGTAGAGCAGGAACTGCGCGACGCCGTCAGTTCCCTGAACCAATTGAAGGGGGAACGGCCTGAAAAGATCTCGATCGGCATGTCCCCCACGATGGCCCACAGCTTTGGCCCTCAGGCGGTGATCGATATGCTGAAGAATTGGGGAGATACGCAGGTAAGGATTGTTGAGTCCCTGAAGCCGCACCTGTTGTCCGAGCTGACGTCGGGCAGGATCGACATGGTCGCAACCGTGGGCAACCCACAGGAATCCTTCGAAGAATTCGACACGGAGTACCTGTTCAGTGATGAAATCGGGCTTTTCGCGCGTCACGGGCATCCCGCCGCCGATCTGGATACTTTCTCCATTCGGCCCTTCAAGCGGATGACGTGGGTGTTGCCCGACTCGCAGGCCTATATCCTGCAACGACTGGTCGAGTATATGGAGGGCATCGGGCTGGAGGTATCCCATACCGCGATTTACACCGCGTCGATCTCCTTCATGAAAAGCGCCGTAACACGCAGCGAGCGCATTGCCATCGCGCCGATTTCCACGTTCGAAGACGAGCTTTCGCGCGGCCAGGTCGTCAGGCTCAAAGGACAGTGGCCAGAGATGGAACGCCACTTCTGTCTCTACACCCGCAGGCGGGAAGATCTCCCCACGCCGATGGTCGCCGCACGCACCCTGTTCATCGAAACCATGCGCGACATCGCAAAAGAGCGTCGGCTGAGGTACCAGTCCCCGCCCATCGGTCTCTGA
- a CDS encoding isocitrate lyase/PEP mutase family protein, whose product MSKSRKLREILARPRGTVSMGVFDCLSARIAEESGYDLVSISGNGMVASLLGMPDLGLATQTEIVTQSRNIARAVDVPLIADADNGYGGVLNVARTVQEFEAAGIAGILLEDQLFPKRSSTVGPPELVSPAEFEACVRAAVAARRDPDFVIIARTDARMVEGLDSAIARMNGYAAAGADCAFYSSLQSRDELVRVVQETPLPVKLNVIEGYPPSMFRSDELLDMGFALVGYSGFLQRAAMRTMFETLALFAEEQTTQGALMDKVLSTTRRNEVLRLSEFKDFETAQTKR is encoded by the coding sequence ATGTCAAAAAGCCGGAAACTACGAGAGATCCTGGCGCGTCCTCGCGGCACGGTCTCGATGGGTGTGTTCGACTGCTTGTCGGCGCGTATCGCCGAGGAAAGCGGCTATGACCTTGTGTCGATCAGCGGTAACGGCATGGTAGCAAGCCTGCTTGGCATGCCCGATCTGGGGCTGGCGACGCAGACCGAAATCGTCACGCAAAGCCGCAACATCGCCCGCGCGGTCGATGTCCCGTTGATCGCGGATGCCGACAATGGTTACGGCGGCGTGTTGAACGTGGCGCGTACGGTGCAGGAGTTCGAGGCCGCCGGGATCGCAGGTATCTTGTTGGAGGATCAGCTGTTTCCCAAACGCTCCAGCACCGTAGGGCCGCCCGAACTTGTCAGCCCGGCCGAGTTCGAGGCCTGCGTTCGCGCGGCCGTCGCCGCCCGTCGGGACCCCGATTTTGTCATCATCGCCCGCACGGATGCGCGAATGGTCGAAGGATTGGACAGCGCCATTGCTCGCATGAACGGCTACGCGGCGGCGGGTGCGGATTGCGCCTTCTATTCCTCGCTTCAATCCCGTGACGAGCTGGTGCGGGTCGTGCAGGAAACACCGCTTCCGGTGAAGCTCAACGTGATCGAGGGGTATCCACCCTCAATGTTCCGATCCGACGAATTGCTGGATATGGGCTTTGCACTGGTTGGCTATTCCGGGTTCCTCCAACGTGCGGCCATGCGGACGATGTTCGAAACACTCGCGCTGTTTGCCGAGGAGCAGACAACACAAGGCGCCCTTATGGACAAGGTGCTTTCTACCACGAGGCGGAACGAGGTGCTGCGTTTGTCTGAATTCAAGGACTTCGAGACGGCTCAAACCAAGCGTTGA
- a CDS encoding tripartite tricarboxylate transporter permease yields the protein MDLFTDAALTALGTLLQPLHLAFLCMGVMIGLVVGFLPGLGGLAGLSLILPFIFGMDPTLALAVMIGLIAPTTTSDTFPAILMGIPGTSASQATVLDGFPLAKRGEGARALAAAFTASLFGGLIGALALTVAVFAARPVILSFGFGEQLMLVVFSLSMVGVLTGDSVLKGLAACGAGLALGAIGAAPATGEYRMTFDTAYLTDGLSIVIVGLGLFAVPEIVDLLRQKGAISSSEMSSKGRLQGVMDTIRNKWLVLRCALIGSLVGALPGLGGAVVDWITYGHVVQSSKDRSQFGKGDIRGVIAPEAANNAKEGGALMPTLLFGIPGSGTMAVLLGGFLLVGIQPGMRMVTDNLDLTFTMIWSLALANILGALVCFALAGPVSRLTTIRYSLIGPIMIVIIFFAAFQVTRSWSDLVALFLLGVIGIYMKRFGWPRPALLIGFVLAAGLETSVYQAIQIYGFRFFERPLVLVITALTVLSVGLAIFSRRSQKPPEAAEAGPLAARWPQLAFTLGVGVFLAVVIADALTHQPLGRVFPLSIGIISAVLVGALLVTQVFTKRPTPALVDHGSGEPGGTRDVHIIGWILGLLAGIALVGFPIAAALFVLIFATVRVDWHPIRNLSMAGGVLLGLFILAQALTLIYPGGLLQEYVTMPRWLGQ from the coding sequence TTGGATCTTTTCACTGACGCCGCCCTCACCGCCCTTGGCACGCTTCTGCAACCGTTGCATCTGGCCTTCTTGTGCATGGGTGTGATGATCGGGCTGGTGGTCGGCTTCTTGCCGGGACTGGGTGGCCTTGCGGGGCTGTCTCTGATCCTGCCCTTCATCTTCGGCATGGATCCCACGTTGGCGCTCGCCGTCATGATTGGCCTGATCGCGCCAACAACGACATCGGACACATTTCCCGCTATCCTGATGGGCATACCCGGCACCAGCGCATCCCAGGCGACGGTGCTGGACGGCTTCCCCCTCGCCAAACGCGGCGAGGGAGCGCGTGCGCTTGCGGCGGCATTTACCGCCTCCTTGTTCGGAGGGCTTATCGGCGCGCTGGCCTTGACCGTCGCGGTTTTTGCGGCCCGCCCTGTGATCTTGTCTTTCGGGTTCGGCGAGCAGCTGATGTTGGTGGTCTTCTCTCTCAGCATGGTCGGTGTTCTGACCGGGGATAGCGTGCTGAAAGGCCTGGCCGCCTGCGGCGCGGGCCTGGCATTGGGCGCCATTGGGGCGGCACCGGCCACCGGAGAATACCGCATGACCTTTGACACGGCCTACCTCACCGACGGGCTGTCCATCGTCATCGTCGGTCTGGGTCTGTTCGCTGTTCCGGAAATCGTGGACCTTCTGCGCCAGAAGGGCGCTATCTCCAGTTCCGAGATGTCGTCCAAAGGCCGCCTGCAAGGTGTCATGGACACGATCCGCAACAAATGGCTGGTCCTGCGCTGCGCCTTGATCGGCAGCCTTGTCGGTGCCCTGCCCGGCCTTGGCGGCGCGGTCGTGGATTGGATCACCTACGGTCACGTGGTGCAAAGCTCCAAGGATCGCAGTCAGTTCGGCAAGGGCGACATCCGTGGCGTGATCGCGCCGGAGGCGGCCAACAACGCCAAGGAAGGCGGCGCGCTGATGCCGACGCTGCTGTTTGGGATACCCGGCTCTGGCACCATGGCGGTGCTGTTGGGCGGCTTCCTTCTGGTGGGCATTCAGCCGGGGATGCGGATGGTTACGGACAATCTGGACCTGACCTTCACCATGATCTGGTCGTTGGCGCTTGCCAATATCCTGGGGGCTCTGGTCTGCTTCGCCCTCGCGGGGCCGGTCTCTCGGCTCACCACCATCCGCTATTCGCTGATCGGTCCGATCATGATCGTGATCATCTTCTTCGCGGCCTTCCAGGTCACGCGCAGTTGGAGCGACCTTGTGGCCCTTTTCCTCCTTGGCGTGATCGGCATCTACATGAAACGCTTCGGCTGGCCGCGTCCGGCCCTGTTGATCGGTTTCGTACTGGCCGCCGGGTTGGAAACCTCGGTCTATCAGGCCATTCAGATCTATGGCTTCCGCTTCTTCGAGCGGCCGCTGGTGCTGGTGATCACGGCCCTTACGGTTCTGTCGGTGGGCCTTGCGATCTTTTCGCGCCGTTCCCAAAAGCCACCGGAAGCGGCCGAGGCGGGCCCCCTTGCGGCACGGTGGCCGCAGTTGGCCTTCACACTTGGGGTGGGCGTGTTTCTTGCCGTGGTGATAGCAGATGCGCTGACCCATCAGCCCCTGGGCCGGGTCTTTCCCCTGTCCATCGGCATCATCTCTGCCGTGCTTGTGGGGGCGCTACTGGTCACGCAGGTCTTTACCAAGCGCCCTACACCCGCCCTTGTTGATCATGGCTCCGGCGAGCCGGGCGGCACGCGGGATGTGCATATCATAGGGTGGATTCTGGGCCTGCTGGCTGGAATTGCGCTGGTCGGATTTCCAATCGCAGCGGCGCTTTTCGTTTTGATCTTTGCGACGGTACGCGTGGATTGGCACCCGATCCGAAATCTGTCCATGGCGGGGGGCGTCCTGCTCGGCCTCTTCATCCTGGCGCAGGCGTTGACACTTATCTATCCCGGCGGGTTGCTTCAGGAATATGTGACGATGCCCCGCTGGTTGGGCCAGTAG